From one Zhongshania sp. R06B22 genomic stretch:
- a CDS encoding DASH family cryptochrome, whose product MKKLGLYWFGNDLRLHDLAPLRALAGRVDRLLCVACVDPALLRSSPHILGDAPISSQRQRFLEESLGQLDRALNKLGQRLLVCYSSPTKGIGDLLANYPVDEVYRSRHPGSYERSQWQTLKRCFPATQFQEMDSHTLFGLDALPFAPSALPPTFSQFRKAVAELRVPSPLPAITELPPPPADLPPHSQYPVANSYQECSFNGGEAAGLEHARSYFGSHWPGNYKLLRNDLNRWYHSTKFSPWLALGCVSGREIVAQLRDYETRCGANDSTEWIYVELLWREYFQWYAHQHGNNLFRFQGIKQHKPLTSFYPERFRAWTQGKTPWPLVNACMHQLNETGYMSNRCRQIVASCFVHELQLDWRYGAAYFEQQLIDYDMASNWGNWQYLAGVGADPRGHRHFDLEKQARQFDPGGEFIERWRGRESVAAMDSQDMVGWPCGGESESQ is encoded by the coding sequence ATGAAAAAACTGGGGCTGTACTGGTTTGGCAACGATTTGCGGCTGCATGATCTTGCGCCGCTGCGGGCGCTGGCGGGTCGTGTTGACCGCCTGCTGTGCGTGGCCTGTGTAGACCCAGCGCTGTTGCGCAGCTCGCCGCATATCTTGGGTGATGCGCCCATATCTAGTCAGCGGCAGCGCTTTTTAGAAGAGAGCCTAGGCCAGCTCGACCGTGCGCTTAATAAGCTCGGGCAGCGCCTACTAGTCTGCTATAGCTCGCCAACTAAAGGCATCGGTGACCTTTTGGCAAACTATCCGGTAGATGAGGTTTATCGCAGCCGCCATCCCGGAAGTTATGAGCGTAGTCAGTGGCAAACCCTAAAACGGTGCTTTCCGGCCACTCAGTTTCAGGAAATGGATAGTCATACCTTGTTTGGCTTGGATGCGCTGCCTTTTGCGCCATCTGCACTGCCGCCGACGTTTTCGCAATTTAGAAAAGCAGTCGCCGAGCTGCGAGTTCCCAGCCCCTTGCCGGCGATCACTGAATTGCCGCCGCCCCCTGCGGACTTGCCGCCACACAGTCAGTATCCGGTGGCCAATAGTTATCAGGAATGTAGCTTTAATGGTGGCGAGGCTGCCGGGCTTGAGCACGCTAGGTCCTACTTCGGAAGCCACTGGCCGGGTAACTACAAGCTGCTTCGCAATGACTTAAATCGCTGGTATCACTCCACTAAATTCTCGCCGTGGCTTGCCTTGGGTTGTGTGTCTGGCCGTGAAATTGTTGCCCAGTTGCGGGACTATGAGACGCGCTGTGGCGCCAATGACTCCACCGAATGGATTTATGTGGAATTGCTGTGGCGGGAATATTTTCAGTGGTATGCCCATCAGCATGGTAACAATCTATTTCGCTTTCAAGGCATTAAACAACACAAACCGCTGACCAGTTTTTATCCCGAGCGATTCCGCGCCTGGACCCAAGGCAAAACACCGTGGCCGTTGGTGAATGCCTGTATGCACCAGCTCAATGAGACTGGCTATATGAGTAATCGTTGCCGCCAGATTGTGGCCAGTTGCTTTGTTCATGAGTTACAGCTGGATTGGCGATACGGCGCGGCGTATTTTGAACAGCAGCTAATTGATTATGATATGGCCAGCAATTGGGGCAATTGGCAATACCTGGCGGGGGTGGGTGCTGATCCCCGCGGACACCGTCACTTTGATCTCGAGAAACAAGCCCGCCAGTTTGACCCTGGCGGTGAATTTATTGAGCGCTGGCGAGGGCGTGAGTCAGTAGCGGCAATGGATAGCCAAGACATGGTTGGCTGGCCCTGTGGCGGGGAGTCTGAATCACAATGA
- a CDS encoding cryptochrome/photolyase family protein, protein MNAANTVRLILGDQLNASHSWFKQVDDEVLYVIAELRQETDYCLHHVQKICAFFASMAAFAEALQSAGHRVHYLTLDDSAAYRDLPALIESTLQDCKAKVFQYQRADEYRLLMQLQALAPKNVTVEEWDSEHFLLAFDEIPRQFTAGKHRRLENFYRLMRQRHHILMDGDEPCGGRWNFDSENRKRLTPSDIAELPEPLVFANDVTEILQRLDRHGVRYIGRADAQLLWPVSRRQALQMLDYFCGYLLPRFGRFQDAMTAEGSQRWSLYHSRLSFAINAKILHPRQVIDAALQAFEASEGAIDLAQIEGFIRQILGWREFVRGVYWANMPSYAELNSLGAERPLPDYFWTGETKMRCLSQAISQSLDYAYAHHIQRLMVTGNFCLLTGIDPKEVDGWYLGIYVDALEWVEMPNTRGMSQYADGGLVGTKAYAAGGNYIRKMSDYCGDCHYRVQDKIGDTACPLNSLYWHFMLAHRQSFSKNPRQSMIYKTWDKMPEETRQATLERAQWCLDNIEEL, encoded by the coding sequence TTGAATGCTGCTAATACGGTCAGGCTGATTCTCGGTGATCAGCTTAATGCCAGCCACAGTTGGTTCAAGCAAGTGGATGACGAGGTGCTTTACGTGATTGCGGAGTTGCGTCAGGAGACCGACTACTGCCTTCATCACGTGCAGAAAATCTGCGCTTTTTTTGCCAGCATGGCCGCCTTTGCCGAGGCTCTGCAAAGCGCCGGACATCGCGTGCATTACCTCACCTTGGATGACAGCGCAGCCTATCGTGATTTGCCTGCGCTGATTGAATCTACATTGCAGGACTGCAAGGCTAAGGTATTTCAGTATCAGCGCGCAGACGAGTATCGCCTGCTAATGCAGTTGCAGGCGCTGGCGCCGAAAAATGTGACGGTCGAGGAATGGGATAGCGAACATTTTTTACTAGCCTTTGACGAAATACCCCGTCAGTTCACTGCGGGCAAGCATCGCCGCTTGGAAAATTTCTATCGTTTAATGCGCCAGCGGCATCACATTTTGATGGACGGTGATGAGCCATGCGGAGGGCGCTGGAATTTTGATAGTGAAAACCGTAAGCGTCTCACGCCCAGCGATATCGCTGAGCTGCCAGAGCCTCTGGTCTTTGCCAACGACGTTACTGAGATATTGCAGCGCCTTGATCGCCATGGTGTTCGCTACATTGGTCGCGCAGACGCGCAGCTTTTGTGGCCCGTCAGTAGGCGGCAGGCGCTGCAAATGCTGGATTATTTTTGCGGCTATTTACTACCCCGTTTTGGTCGGTTTCAGGATGCCATGACCGCGGAGGGAAGCCAGCGCTGGAGCCTATATCATTCGCGTCTATCCTTTGCTATCAACGCGAAAATCCTCCATCCGCGCCAGGTCATCGATGCTGCGCTGCAGGCTTTTGAGGCCAGTGAGGGCGCGATTGATCTGGCCCAAATAGAAGGGTTTATTCGTCAGATTCTGGGTTGGCGAGAATTTGTTCGGGGTGTGTACTGGGCTAATATGCCGAGCTATGCGGAGTTGAATAGTTTAGGTGCTGAGCGGCCACTACCTGATTATTTTTGGACTGGCGAAACTAAGATGCGCTGTCTGTCGCAGGCTATTAGTCAGTCGCTGGATTACGCCTACGCCCATCATATTCAGCGCCTGATGGTGACCGGTAATTTTTGTCTTCTTACCGGCATCGACCCCAAGGAAGTGGATGGCTGGTACTTGGGTATATATGTGGATGCGCTGGAGTGGGTGGAGATGCCAAACACGCGGGGCATGAGTCAATATGCTGATGGCGGCTTGGTGGGAACTAAAGCCTACGCGGCAGGCGGCAATTACATTCGCAAAATGAGTGATTACTGCGGCGACTGCCACTACCGAGTACAAGATAAAATCGGTGACACCGCGTGCCCGCTTAACAGCTTATATTGGCACTTTATGCTTGCTCATCGCCAAAGCTTCAGCAAGAACCCGCGCCAGAGTATGATTTATAAAACCTGGGATAAAATGCCCGAAGAAACGCGGCAGGCTACATTAGAACGCGCCCAGTGGTGTCTCGATAATATCGAAGAGCTATAA
- a CDS encoding cytochrome P450: MPDFLYHSRRLLLSYSIEGLLRFMYWRKKRRRSGAQISAGTSLAEPIPEHPQSPEDFRPLENTCFQNPYRFYAMLREQYPVYRLQNGIYCLSRYSDITDVCRNTELFSSTHQGAIVGLKPHQSVVEEGRKQDRLAALGLTPCDVLAVADQPQHSNDRKVGHKGLNSRFVKSLESEIETQCRLLMDKFVDSGEVEFMQQVGWRLPMQIIIKLLGFPAEDYDKIKYWCMHTISTQSGVASSVEVAKSRAEILVFIRYCWQQLAIAKNHPRDDLCGVFVSAALDPSNPMTDQQAVSSIFQLLVAGSDSSATSMGNALKLLIENPEVEQEIRADMSKLDNFVEEVFRLEAAFQGHFRWTKTDTVLHDVELPAGSRIFLMWAAANRDESVFENPDKVDLNRANGKRHLTFGHGIHACIGRELARSEIRIVLREFLLRTKNMTISGDAPFVASMFAHTLQKLPLRFDVVIAESHERAA, from the coding sequence ATGCCAGATTTTCTCTACCATAGCCGCCGCCTGTTGCTTTCTTACTCCATTGAAGGGCTGCTACGCTTTATGTATTGGCGCAAAAAACGTCGCCGCAGTGGTGCTCAGATTAGTGCTGGCACTTCACTCGCTGAGCCTATTCCAGAGCATCCGCAAAGCCCAGAAGATTTTAGACCGCTTGAGAATACGTGTTTTCAAAATCCCTACCGTTTTTACGCCATGCTCCGCGAGCAGTACCCAGTTTATCGTTTGCAGAACGGCATTTACTGTTTATCTCGTTATAGTGATATTACCGATGTTTGCCGTAACACCGAGTTATTTTCATCTACTCATCAGGGCGCCATTGTTGGCTTGAAGCCACATCAGAGTGTGGTCGAAGAGGGCCGCAAACAAGACCGTTTAGCGGCTTTGGGTTTAACACCCTGTGATGTATTGGCCGTGGCGGATCAGCCCCAGCACAGTAACGATCGCAAGGTGGGGCATAAAGGCTTGAATTCTCGTTTTGTTAAAAGCCTTGAGTCTGAAATCGAAACCCAGTGTCGTCTGCTGATGGACAAGTTTGTAGACAGCGGTGAAGTGGAGTTTATGCAGCAAGTCGGGTGGCGCCTGCCAATGCAGATCATTATCAAGCTACTGGGTTTTCCCGCCGAAGATTACGACAAAATTAAATACTGGTGTATGCACACAATTTCTACCCAAAGCGGGGTTGCCAGCTCGGTGGAGGTTGCCAAAAGTCGCGCTGAGATTCTGGTGTTTATTCGCTACTGTTGGCAGCAATTGGCGATTGCCAAGAATCACCCCCGTGATGATCTCTGCGGCGTTTTCGTTAGTGCGGCCTTAGACCCCAGTAACCCAATGACAGACCAGCAGGCGGTGAGTAGTATTTTTCAGCTGCTTGTTGCGGGTAGTGACTCCTCTGCCACCAGTATGGGTAATGCCCTAAAACTGCTTATTGAAAATCCTGAAGTTGAACAGGAAATAAGGGCAGATATGAGTAAGCTAGATAACTTTGTTGAGGAGGTGTTTAGGCTTGAAGCTGCGTTTCAGGGACATTTTCGTTGGACTAAAACCGACACGGTATTACACGATGTTGAATTGCCAGCGGGCAGTCGTATATTTCTCATGTGGGCGGCCGCTAACCGCGACGAATCGGTGTTCGAAAATCCTGATAAGGTTGATCTAAATCGCGCCAACGGTAAGCGACACCTTACCTTTGGTCACGGTATTCACGCGTGTATAGGCCGAGAACTGGCGCGTAGCGAGATTCGGATTGTGCTGCGAGAGTTTTTATTGCGCACCAAAAATATGACAATAAGTGGTGATGCGCCGTTTGTCGCTTCGATGTTTGCCCATACTTTACAAAAACTACCGCTACGTTTTGATGTTGTCATAGCGGAGTCTCATGAGCGCGCGGCCTAG
- a CDS encoding protein adenylyltransferase SelO, which produces MTSTNSPVFDNSYVKQGEQFYTAQAPSSVPAPNVIRINVHLASELGIDPQWLASPEGIASMAGNHIPAGAEPIATVYAGHQFGGWNPQLGDGRAVLLGELLADSGIRYDWQLKGSGRTPYSRGGDGKSPLGPVLREYILCEAMAALNVPTTRALGAVTSGELVFRDQALPGAVFSRVAQSHIRVGTMQYFAARQDTAALQSLSDYLINRHFPEAAQASNPILAMLNKIIQRQATLIAQWQSIGFIHGVMNTDNMLLCGETVDYGPCAFMDNYDPATVFSSIDQKGRYAYGNQPGIAHWNLAQLAQALIPILDNSLDNNESTQEERAIAIAQEALNTFPDLFLSAYQNIIKDKLGIATFTEQDDDLYQNLLKLMEQEKADFTLCFRRLAELADEAACVNSSIRELFDFNDTFTTWLHEWRQRLNSDSQSPAQRQAKMFKANPVFIPRNHLVQEAIAAAESNGDFSYFNQLVDVLENPHTFDPENQRYAMPAKPNERVLNTFCGT; this is translated from the coding sequence ATGACATCTACCAACAGCCCCGTTTTCGACAATAGCTATGTCAAACAAGGCGAGCAATTTTACACCGCGCAGGCTCCAAGCTCAGTGCCGGCGCCGAATGTAATTCGTATCAATGTCCACTTGGCGAGCGAATTAGGCATAGACCCACAGTGGCTGGCCTCGCCCGAGGGCATTGCCAGCATGGCCGGCAACCATATTCCTGCCGGCGCTGAACCCATCGCCACCGTTTATGCCGGGCATCAATTCGGCGGTTGGAATCCGCAGTTGGGTGACGGGCGGGCTGTCTTACTTGGCGAACTGCTTGCGGACAGCGGCATCCGCTACGATTGGCAACTCAAAGGCTCAGGTCGCACGCCCTACTCCCGAGGTGGCGACGGTAAATCGCCCTTGGGGCCAGTACTGCGCGAGTATATTCTCTGCGAGGCGATGGCGGCACTCAATGTACCAACGACCCGCGCGCTCGGCGCGGTGACTAGCGGCGAGCTCGTTTTTCGAGATCAGGCGCTGCCCGGCGCGGTATTCAGCCGTGTTGCACAAAGTCATATTCGGGTCGGCACCATGCAGTATTTTGCCGCCCGCCAAGACACCGCCGCACTGCAAAGCCTGAGCGACTATCTCATTAATCGCCACTTTCCCGAGGCCGCTCAAGCCAGCAATCCAATTTTGGCCATGCTCAATAAGATCATTCAGCGCCAAGCTACCCTTATTGCGCAATGGCAATCTATCGGCTTTATTCACGGCGTGATGAACACCGACAATATGTTGCTGTGCGGCGAAACTGTCGACTACGGCCCCTGCGCGTTTATGGATAACTACGACCCTGCAACAGTATTTAGCTCCATCGACCAAAAGGGCCGCTACGCCTATGGCAATCAGCCCGGCATTGCCCATTGGAATCTGGCGCAACTTGCTCAAGCCCTAATCCCGATTTTGGATAACAGCCTTGATAACAATGAAAGCACCCAGGAAGAGCGCGCCATAGCCATTGCGCAAGAAGCGCTGAACACCTTCCCCGACTTATTCCTCAGCGCCTACCAAAACATTATTAAAGACAAATTGGGAATCGCTACGTTCACCGAGCAAGATGACGACTTGTATCAAAACCTGCTCAAACTAATGGAACAAGAAAAAGCCGACTTCACCCTGTGCTTCCGTCGCCTTGCCGAGCTGGCCGATGAAGCCGCCTGCGTTAATAGCAGTATTCGCGAACTTTTTGACTTCAACGACACCTTCACTACTTGGCTACATGAGTGGCGCCAGCGTCTTAATAGCGACTCGCAATCGCCCGCTCAACGCCAAGCGAAAATGTTTAAAGCAAACCCGGTTTTCATCCCTCGCAACCACTTGGTCCAAGAAGCCATTGCTGCCGCTGAAAGCAACGGTGACTTTAGTTATTTTAACCAGCTAGTAGACGTGCTCGAAAACCCCCATACTTTCGACCCAGAAAATCAGCGCTACGCCATGCCGGCCAAACCAAACGAAAGGGTGTTAAATACCTTTTGCGGAACCTAA
- a CDS encoding NADAR family protein: MLFDEKEKKLLTLTRDDPNNPLASYSKHAFVLDDFEWPSVEHYYQAMKFDDAEYREKIRQAPHPAEASKLGKSKAHKKRKGWHKVSVTYMTRGTYIKCRTHPEAAQMLLNSGQREIKDVSQYDYFWGSGRDMRGDNTFGKMLMGVRNKLREEMNKE; this comes from the coding sequence ATGCTGTTTGATGAAAAAGAGAAAAAGCTCCTAACCCTCACAAGGGATGATCCCAATAACCCGCTAGCCTCCTATTCTAAACACGCCTTTGTACTGGATGATTTCGAATGGCCGTCGGTAGAACACTACTATCAGGCAATGAAATTTGACGACGCCGAGTATCGTGAAAAAATTCGTCAAGCACCTCACCCAGCAGAGGCTTCAAAGTTAGGCAAAAGCAAAGCGCATAAAAAGCGTAAGGGCTGGCATAAAGTCAGTGTGACGTATATGACGCGCGGCACCTACATCAAATGCCGCACCCACCCAGAAGCCGCTCAAATGCTATTGAACTCAGGCCAAAGGGAAATTAAGGACGTCAGCCAATATGACTACTTTTGGGGCAGCGGCCGCGACATGCGCGGAGACAACACCTTCGGCAAAATGCTGATGGGGGTTAGAAATAAACTACGCGAAGAAATGAATAAAGAATAA
- a CDS encoding DUF3010 family protein, translated as MRICGVELTGSDAVVCLLNLENQQFNIPDCRVRKLSIPKEHNQYDIKQFQAAFAQLMKDYKVDKVAIKGRLPKGKFAGGAVSFKLEACIQLIADIDVIVITSSQAKAVLGENPLQIPFADTELKGFQEAAFVTAYIALQATV; from the coding sequence ATGAGAATTTGCGGCGTGGAACTCACCGGCAGCGATGCCGTTGTCTGCTTACTTAATTTAGAAAACCAACAATTTAATATACCGGACTGCCGGGTGCGCAAATTGAGCATACCCAAAGAACACAATCAATATGACATAAAGCAATTTCAGGCCGCTTTCGCGCAACTAATGAAAGACTATAAAGTCGACAAAGTCGCGATCAAGGGTCGTTTGCCAAAAGGTAAGTTTGCCGGTGGCGCAGTCAGCTTCAAGCTGGAAGCATGCATTCAGTTGATCGCAGACATCGATGTAATCGTAATCACCTCGTCTCAGGCCAAAGCCGTTTTAGGGGAAAATCCTCTGCAAATTCCGTTTGCCGACACCGAGCTAAAAGGCTTTCAAGAAGCCGCCTTTGTCACCGCCTATATCGCCCTCCAAGCCACGGTATAA